In a single window of the Centropristis striata isolate RG_2023a ecotype Rhode Island chromosome 18, C.striata_1.0, whole genome shotgun sequence genome:
- the fdft1 gene encoding squalene synthase isoform X3: MCQTSPPAVALTWESMSESLRTCYLYLNQTSRSFAAVIQALDGELRHAVCIFYLVLRALDTVEDDMTIPLDKKVPMLNDFHTYLYQDEWCFTESQEKDRQVLADFPTISLEFRNLAQEYRDVISDICHRMGVGMAEFLEKKVGSMKEWDLYCHYVAGLVGIGLSQLFSASQLEDPEVGRDTELANSMGLFLQKTNIIRDYLEDTQEGRAFWPQEAWSQFAGQLEDLAQPEKLESALSCLNLLVTDALRHVPDVIAYLSRLRNQSVFNFCAIPQVMAIATLSSCYNNPMVFQGVVKIRKGQAVTLMMDATNMGAVQTIIAQYSQEILQKVSHTDPSRDKTLHILALIREKSALSQSSLPSRTAHLSPMYLSAAMLLAALSWQYLSTTAAQAQGTGDMQGQ, translated from the exons ATGTGTCAGACCTCCCCACCAGCTGTGGCGTTAACATGG GAGTCCATGAGTGAGAGCCTGCGGACCTGCTATCTGTACCTGAACCAAACCAGCAGGAGTTTCGCAGCCGTGATCCAGGCGCTGGACGGGGAGTTGAG ACATGCGGTCTGTATTTTCTACCTGGTGCTGCGAGCGCTGGACACAGTGGAGGACGACATGACCATCCCTCTGGACAAGAAGGTCCCCATGCTGAATGACTTCCACACCTACCTGTACCAGGACGAGTGGTGCTTCACTGAGAGCCAAGAGAAAGACCGACAGGTTCTGGCCGATTTCCCCACG ATATCACTGGAATTCAGAAACCTCGCTCAGGAATACAGAGACGTCATCTCAGATATCTGCCACCGTATGGGAGTAGGAATGGCTGAATTCCTGGAAAAGAAAGTGGGATCCATGAAGGAGTGGGACCTG TATTGTCACTACGTGGCGGGGCTGGTCGGTATCGGTCTGTCTCAGCTGTTCTCTGCGTCCCAGCTGGAGGACCCAGAGGTGGGACGAGACACCGAGCTGGCTAACTCCATGGGCCTGTTCCTCCAGAAGACTAACATCATCCGGGACTATCTAGAGGACACGCAAGAGGGACGTGCCTTCTGGCCACAAGAG GCTTGGAGTCAGTTTGCAGGTCAGTTGGAGGACTTGGCCCAGCCTGAGAAGCTGGAGTCGGCTCTCTCCTGCCTCAACCTGCTGGTCACTGATGCTCTGCGACACGTCCCGGACGTTATCGCCTACCTGTCCCGCCTGCGCAACCAGAGCGTCTTTAATTTCTGTGCCATTCCACAG GTGATGGCGATAGCGACACTGTCGTCATGCTACAACAACCCCATGGTGTTCCAGGGAGTGGTGAAGATCAGAAAGGGACAGGCTGTCACACTCATGATGGACGCCACCAACATGGGAGCCGTGCAGACCATCATCGCCCAGTACAGCCAGGAG ATTTTACAGAAAGTCTCCCACACGGACCCGTCACGAGACAAGACCCTGCACATCCTGGCCCTGATCCGAGAGAAGTCCGCCCTGTCACAGTCCAGCCTCCCCTCCAGGACCGCCCACCTGTCGCCCATGTACCTGTCTGCTGCCATGCTGCTCGCCGCTCTCAGCTGGCAGTACCTCAGCACCACCGCAGCGCAGGCACAGGGCACCGGAGACATGCAGGGACAGTGA
- the fdft1 gene encoding squalene synthase isoform X1, whose protein sequence is MAGACCKCPVSLSVFKRSLSVAPRGSGSAPRSLLPGWRLGERGLQEAARPSSALRPAGFYRHTVFFCLSCQESMSESLRTCYLYLNQTSRSFAAVIQALDGELRHAVCIFYLVLRALDTVEDDMTIPLDKKVPMLNDFHTYLYQDEWCFTESQEKDRQVLADFPTISLEFRNLAQEYRDVISDICHRMGVGMAEFLEKKVGSMKEWDLYCHYVAGLVGIGLSQLFSASQLEDPEVGRDTELANSMGLFLQKTNIIRDYLEDTQEGRAFWPQEAWSQFAGQLEDLAQPEKLESALSCLNLLVTDALRHVPDVIAYLSRLRNQSVFNFCAIPQVMAIATLSSCYNNPMVFQGVVKIRKGQAVTLMMDATNMGAVQTIIAQYSQEILQKVSHTDPSRDKTLHILALIREKSALSQSSLPSRTAHLSPMYLSAAMLLAALSWQYLSTTAAQAQGTGDMQGQ, encoded by the exons ATGGCCGGAGCTTGCTGCAAGTGTCCAGTCTCGCTGTCCGTGTTCAAGCGCTCTCTCTCGGTGGCGCCGCGGGGCAGCGGGTCCGCTCCTCGGTCCCTCCTGCCAGGCTGGAGGCTCGGGGAGCGGGGCCTGCAGGAGGCCGCCCGACCCTCCAGCGCGCTGAGACCCGCAGGCTTTTACCGACACACGGTGTTCTTCTGTCTCTCCTGTCAGGAGTCCATGAGTGAGAGCCTGCGGACCTGCTATCTGTACCTGAACCAAACCAGCAGGAGTTTCGCAGCCGTGATCCAGGCGCTGGACGGGGAGTTGAG ACATGCGGTCTGTATTTTCTACCTGGTGCTGCGAGCGCTGGACACAGTGGAGGACGACATGACCATCCCTCTGGACAAGAAGGTCCCCATGCTGAATGACTTCCACACCTACCTGTACCAGGACGAGTGGTGCTTCACTGAGAGCCAAGAGAAAGACCGACAGGTTCTGGCCGATTTCCCCACG ATATCACTGGAATTCAGAAACCTCGCTCAGGAATACAGAGACGTCATCTCAGATATCTGCCACCGTATGGGAGTAGGAATGGCTGAATTCCTGGAAAAGAAAGTGGGATCCATGAAGGAGTGGGACCTG TATTGTCACTACGTGGCGGGGCTGGTCGGTATCGGTCTGTCTCAGCTGTTCTCTGCGTCCCAGCTGGAGGACCCAGAGGTGGGACGAGACACCGAGCTGGCTAACTCCATGGGCCTGTTCCTCCAGAAGACTAACATCATCCGGGACTATCTAGAGGACACGCAAGAGGGACGTGCCTTCTGGCCACAAGAG GCTTGGAGTCAGTTTGCAGGTCAGTTGGAGGACTTGGCCCAGCCTGAGAAGCTGGAGTCGGCTCTCTCCTGCCTCAACCTGCTGGTCACTGATGCTCTGCGACACGTCCCGGACGTTATCGCCTACCTGTCCCGCCTGCGCAACCAGAGCGTCTTTAATTTCTGTGCCATTCCACAG GTGATGGCGATAGCGACACTGTCGTCATGCTACAACAACCCCATGGTGTTCCAGGGAGTGGTGAAGATCAGAAAGGGACAGGCTGTCACACTCATGATGGACGCCACCAACATGGGAGCCGTGCAGACCATCATCGCCCAGTACAGCCAGGAG ATTTTACAGAAAGTCTCCCACACGGACCCGTCACGAGACAAGACCCTGCACATCCTGGCCCTGATCCGAGAGAAGTCCGCCCTGTCACAGTCCAGCCTCCCCTCCAGGACCGCCCACCTGTCGCCCATGTACCTGTCTGCTGCCATGCTGCTCGCCGCTCTCAGCTGGCAGTACCTCAGCACCACCGCAGCGCAGGCACAGGGCACCGGAGACATGCAGGGACAGTGA
- the fdft1 gene encoding squalene synthase isoform X2: MDILKSLGHPEEIFNLFKFKMGGCRTVMPKLDYESMSESLRTCYLYLNQTSRSFAAVIQALDGELRHAVCIFYLVLRALDTVEDDMTIPLDKKVPMLNDFHTYLYQDEWCFTESQEKDRQVLADFPTISLEFRNLAQEYRDVISDICHRMGVGMAEFLEKKVGSMKEWDLYCHYVAGLVGIGLSQLFSASQLEDPEVGRDTELANSMGLFLQKTNIIRDYLEDTQEGRAFWPQEAWSQFAGQLEDLAQPEKLESALSCLNLLVTDALRHVPDVIAYLSRLRNQSVFNFCAIPQVMAIATLSSCYNNPMVFQGVVKIRKGQAVTLMMDATNMGAVQTIIAQYSQEILQKVSHTDPSRDKTLHILALIREKSALSQSSLPSRTAHLSPMYLSAAMLLAALSWQYLSTTAAQAQGTGDMQGQ; the protein is encoded by the exons GAGTCCATGAGTGAGAGCCTGCGGACCTGCTATCTGTACCTGAACCAAACCAGCAGGAGTTTCGCAGCCGTGATCCAGGCGCTGGACGGGGAGTTGAG ACATGCGGTCTGTATTTTCTACCTGGTGCTGCGAGCGCTGGACACAGTGGAGGACGACATGACCATCCCTCTGGACAAGAAGGTCCCCATGCTGAATGACTTCCACACCTACCTGTACCAGGACGAGTGGTGCTTCACTGAGAGCCAAGAGAAAGACCGACAGGTTCTGGCCGATTTCCCCACG ATATCACTGGAATTCAGAAACCTCGCTCAGGAATACAGAGACGTCATCTCAGATATCTGCCACCGTATGGGAGTAGGAATGGCTGAATTCCTGGAAAAGAAAGTGGGATCCATGAAGGAGTGGGACCTG TATTGTCACTACGTGGCGGGGCTGGTCGGTATCGGTCTGTCTCAGCTGTTCTCTGCGTCCCAGCTGGAGGACCCAGAGGTGGGACGAGACACCGAGCTGGCTAACTCCATGGGCCTGTTCCTCCAGAAGACTAACATCATCCGGGACTATCTAGAGGACACGCAAGAGGGACGTGCCTTCTGGCCACAAGAG GCTTGGAGTCAGTTTGCAGGTCAGTTGGAGGACTTGGCCCAGCCTGAGAAGCTGGAGTCGGCTCTCTCCTGCCTCAACCTGCTGGTCACTGATGCTCTGCGACACGTCCCGGACGTTATCGCCTACCTGTCCCGCCTGCGCAACCAGAGCGTCTTTAATTTCTGTGCCATTCCACAG GTGATGGCGATAGCGACACTGTCGTCATGCTACAACAACCCCATGGTGTTCCAGGGAGTGGTGAAGATCAGAAAGGGACAGGCTGTCACACTCATGATGGACGCCACCAACATGGGAGCCGTGCAGACCATCATCGCCCAGTACAGCCAGGAG ATTTTACAGAAAGTCTCCCACACGGACCCGTCACGAGACAAGACCCTGCACATCCTGGCCCTGATCCGAGAGAAGTCCGCCCTGTCACAGTCCAGCCTCCCCTCCAGGACCGCCCACCTGTCGCCCATGTACCTGTCTGCTGCCATGCTGCTCGCCGCTCTCAGCTGGCAGTACCTCAGCACCACCGCAGCGCAGGCACAGGGCACCGGAGACATGCAGGGACAGTGA
- the ctsbb gene encoding cathepsin Bb yields the protein MRPLALLCVLVTVSVSWARPHRPTASEMANFINKANTTWTAGQNFENIDISYVKGLCGTILNGPRLPEVVHSTEGIKLPDSFDARQQWPNCQTIPQIRDQGNCGSCWAFGAAEAISDRVCIHSRGQISVEISAEDLLTCCDECGMGCFGGYPSAAWEFWAKKGLVTGGLFGSNVGCRPYTIAPCEHHVNGTRPPCQGETETPKCVAQCTDGYSPSYPKDKHFGKRSYSVPSQQEQIMTELFKNGPVEAAFSVYADFLLYKTGVYQHLTGEMLGGHAIKILGWGKENGTPYWLAANSWNSDWGDQGYFKIKRGNDECGIESEVVAGIPLS from the exons ATGCGTCCGCTGGCTctcctctgtgtccttgtgacagTCTCTGTCTCCTGGGCTCGGCCTCACCGCCCCACTGCCTCAGAGATGGCCAACTTTATTAACAAGGCCAACACCACCTGGACG GCTGGGCAGAACTTCGAAAATATTGACATCAGCTATGTGAAGGGACTGTGCGGGACTATACTGAATGGACCCAGGCTGCCAGAGGT GGTTCACAGCACTGAAGGCATAAAGCTTCCAGACAGCTTCGACGCACGCCAGCAGTGGCCCAACTGTCAGACCATCCCGCAGATCAGGGACCAGGGAAACTGTGGGTCCTGCTGG GCCTTTGGGGCAGCTGAGGCGATATCCGACAGGGTATGCATCCATAGCCGAGGTCAGATCTCTGTGGAGATCTCTGCTGAAGATCTGCTGACCTGCTGTGATGAATGTGGCATGGG ctgttttgGTGGATATCCGTCTGCTGCTTGGGAGTTCTGGGCAAAGAAAGGACTTGTGACGGGAGGCCTGTTTGGCTCCAATGTTG GCTGCCGACCCTACACCATCGCTCCCTGTGAGCATCACGTGAATGGGACTCGTCCTCCGTGTCAGGGTGAAACAGAGACTCCTAAGTGTGTGGCGCAGTGCACTGATGGATACTCGCCATCCTATCCGAAGGACAAACATTTTG GTAAACGCTCGTACAGTGTCCCGTCCCAACAGGAGCAGATCATGACCGAGCTGTTCAAGAACGGGCCTGTGGAGGCAGCTTTCTCTGTATATGCTGATTTTCTGCTGTATAAGACTG GTGTGTACCAGCATTTGACAGGAGAGATGCTGGGCGGCCATGCCATCAAGATCCTCGGCTGGGGGAAGGAGAATGGGACGCCTTACTGGCTGGCTGCAAACTCCTGGAACAGTGACTGGGGAGATCAAG GTTATTTCAAGATCAAACGTGGAAATGATGAGTGCGGTATTGAGTCAGAGGTGGTTGCAGGAATCCCACTCAGCTAG
- the LOC131991290 gene encoding phospholipase ABHD3-like isoform X2 produces the protein MMKTPALVSSKTFSAFLHKHCPIVTERFSPTPWCWGGRLQTLVCALLKSRPPVAYRNELIRTVDGGQISLDWVDNRDSASYPESSTRPTVLILPGLTGNSKQSYVLHAIGQASRRGYRCVVFNNRGLGGEELLTPVTYCAANTSDLERVVQHVKGLYPQAPVLGLGVSLGGMVLLNYLAHKRTETGMVAGFTISVPWNALKSAASMEEPLNWLLFNKYLTIGLCRAVTRHRKVLEKVVDIDHVLKAQTIREFDERFTSLLFGYKSCTDYYHDASPDSKLPNTAVPILCLNAADDPFSPQHAFPLTTVQSLPNVALMLTAHGGHIAFLQGLFPRGESYMERLFGQFVQAAFEHPKDIKKACGIKED, from the exons ATGATGAAG ACACCTGCCCTGGTTTCTAGCAAGACTTTCAGCGCATTTCTCCACAAGCACTGTCCCATTGTGACCGAGCGCTTCAGTCCCACCCCGTGGTGCTGGGGTGGCCGGCTTCAAACCCTGGTCTGTGCCCTCCTCAAGTCCAGACCCCCCGTCGCTTATCGCAA TGAGCTGATCCGAACAGTTGATGGTGGTCAGATCTCCCTGGACTGGGTGGACAATCGGGACAGTGCAAGCTACCCAGAATCCTCTACCCGCCCCACAGTACTGATCCTCCCAGGCCTGACAGGCAACAGCAAGCAGTCTTATGTGCTCCATGCTATCGGCCAGGCCTCCCGCCGCGGCTACAG aTGTGTGGTCTTCAACAACAGAGGGCTCGGAGGGGAGGAGTTGTTG ACGCCTGTCACCTACTGTGCAGCCAACACCTCAGATCTTGAGCGTGTGGTGCAGCATGTCAAAGGACTTTACCCACAGGCCCCTGTGCTTGGTCTTGGTGTGTCTTTGGGAGG CATGGTATTATTAAACTACCTGGCCCATAAGCGTACAGAGACAGGGATGGTGGCTGGTTTCACCATCTCTGTCCCCTGGAACGCACTGAAGTCTGCCGCCTCGATGGAAGAACCGCTCAACTGGCTGCTTTTCAACAAATACCTCACCATCGGCCTCTGTCGTGCTGTCACCAG GCACAGGAAGGTTCTGGAGAAAGTAGTGGACATTGACCATGTCTTGAAG GCGCAGACTATCCGTGAGTTTGACGAACGCTTCACCTCTTTGCTGTTTGGTTATAAATCTTGCACGGACTATTACCACGATGCCAGCCCAGACAGTAAACTCCCCAACACTGCGGTTCCCATCTTGTGTCTCAACGCTGCCGATGACCCCTTCTCTCCCCAACACG CCTTCCCGTTGACCACAGTCCAGAGCCTGCCTAATGTGGCTCTGATGTTGACGGCCCACGGTGGACACATCGCCTTCCTGCAGGGTTTGTTCCCCCGGGGTGAGAGCTACATGGAGCGCCTGTTTGGTCAGTTTGTCCAAGCTGCCTTTGAACACCCCAAGGACATCAAAAAAGCCTGTGGCATTAAGGAGGATTAA
- the LOC131991290 gene encoding phospholipase ABHD3-like isoform X1, with product MLLSHLELWITYWECVSRPYTVFICSLTAALYYLWGRKCQTPALVSSKTFSAFLHKHCPIVTERFSPTPWCWGGRLQTLVCALLKSRPPVAYRNELIRTVDGGQISLDWVDNRDSASYPESSTRPTVLILPGLTGNSKQSYVLHAIGQASRRGYRCVVFNNRGLGGEELLTPVTYCAANTSDLERVVQHVKGLYPQAPVLGLGVSLGGMVLLNYLAHKRTETGMVAGFTISVPWNALKSAASMEEPLNWLLFNKYLTIGLCRAVTRHRKVLEKVVDIDHVLKAQTIREFDERFTSLLFGYKSCTDYYHDASPDSKLPNTAVPILCLNAADDPFSPQHAFPLTTVQSLPNVALMLTAHGGHIAFLQGLFPRGESYMERLFGQFVQAAFEHPKDIKKACGIKED from the exons ATGCTTTTATCTCATTTGGAGCTGTGGATAACATATTGGGAGTGTGTCTCCAGACCTTACACGGTGTTCATCTGCTCCCTCACGGCCGCACTGTACTATCTGTGGGGCCGCAAGTGTCAG ACACCTGCCCTGGTTTCTAGCAAGACTTTCAGCGCATTTCTCCACAAGCACTGTCCCATTGTGACCGAGCGCTTCAGTCCCACCCCGTGGTGCTGGGGTGGCCGGCTTCAAACCCTGGTCTGTGCCCTCCTCAAGTCCAGACCCCCCGTCGCTTATCGCAA TGAGCTGATCCGAACAGTTGATGGTGGTCAGATCTCCCTGGACTGGGTGGACAATCGGGACAGTGCAAGCTACCCAGAATCCTCTACCCGCCCCACAGTACTGATCCTCCCAGGCCTGACAGGCAACAGCAAGCAGTCTTATGTGCTCCATGCTATCGGCCAGGCCTCCCGCCGCGGCTACAG aTGTGTGGTCTTCAACAACAGAGGGCTCGGAGGGGAGGAGTTGTTG ACGCCTGTCACCTACTGTGCAGCCAACACCTCAGATCTTGAGCGTGTGGTGCAGCATGTCAAAGGACTTTACCCACAGGCCCCTGTGCTTGGTCTTGGTGTGTCTTTGGGAGG CATGGTATTATTAAACTACCTGGCCCATAAGCGTACAGAGACAGGGATGGTGGCTGGTTTCACCATCTCTGTCCCCTGGAACGCACTGAAGTCTGCCGCCTCGATGGAAGAACCGCTCAACTGGCTGCTTTTCAACAAATACCTCACCATCGGCCTCTGTCGTGCTGTCACCAG GCACAGGAAGGTTCTGGAGAAAGTAGTGGACATTGACCATGTCTTGAAG GCGCAGACTATCCGTGAGTTTGACGAACGCTTCACCTCTTTGCTGTTTGGTTATAAATCTTGCACGGACTATTACCACGATGCCAGCCCAGACAGTAAACTCCCCAACACTGCGGTTCCCATCTTGTGTCTCAACGCTGCCGATGACCCCTTCTCTCCCCAACACG CCTTCCCGTTGACCACAGTCCAGAGCCTGCCTAATGTGGCTCTGATGTTGACGGCCCACGGTGGACACATCGCCTTCCTGCAGGGTTTGTTCCCCCGGGGTGAGAGCTACATGGAGCGCCTGTTTGGTCAGTTTGTCCAAGCTGCCTTTGAACACCCCAAGGACATCAAAAAAGCCTGTGGCATTAAGGAGGATTAA